The following are encoded together in the Bradyrhizobium sp. CCGUVB1N3 genome:
- the trxA gene encoding thioredoxin encodes MAVGKVSDADFEAEVLKANGPVVVDFWAEWCGPCRMIAPALDEIAGAMGDKVKIVKLNVDESPKTASKYGVMSIPTLMIFKGGEMASRQVGAAPKAKLQQWITAAV; translated from the coding sequence ATGGCCGTTGGCAAGGTTTCTGACGCCGATTTCGAAGCCGAAGTGCTCAAGGCGAACGGCCCGGTGGTCGTCGATTTCTGGGCCGAATGGTGCGGCCCCTGCCGCATGATCGCACCCGCGCTCGACGAGATCGCCGGCGCGATGGGCGACAAGGTCAAGATCGTCAAGCTCAACGTCGACGAGAGCCCGAAGACCGCGTCGAAGTACGGCGTGATGTCGATCCCGACCCTGATGATCTTCAAGGGCGGCGAGATGGCCTCCCGCCAGGTCGGAGCGGCGCCGAAGGCAAAGCTCCAGCAGTGGATCACCGCTGCGGTCTGA